The Medicago truncatula cultivar Jemalong A17 chromosome 7, MtrunA17r5.0-ANR, whole genome shotgun sequence genome includes the window ATAGTAGAATGAACTAGATTTGATAAAAGATGAATAAAGAGTATAATGGTGAGAGTTATTTATAGGGGTGAGTTAGTCTAACTAACTCCTAACCACCTAACCTACAAACTAACCATAGTTTACATATTAACTAACTATGGTTTATTCACTATACTCTAATAGATTCTATAGCATAAAATACCCTGCTGCTATGTACacattgattgttgttgtaagTATTGCTACTTTTATTTGCATCGGTACCTTTGTTTTCCCGGTGTaagttattgtttttaatttctgcCGTTTTGATGGATAATTGcaacaataattaatttaacGTTGTTAAAGTGCAGTTTGCTTCTAATAAATGAAATCATTCTGAACATAGGCAGTAACATAACTCTTTAGCTTCATTCATGGGGACTTGACTTATGAGGCCGTCGAGGAATGTGATACAACTAGAGGGAATATGTGCACATCAGCTGAATTTGTCATCTCTACATGTCTGAGCACAACCATGGAGGAACACTACAAAGGAGAGAAGATTCCCGCTTCCGCACAATAGATCCGTTGCAATCGCAGAGGAGATTGGTAAGCCTTTTTTCTAGGTACTATTGTGGTTAAACCTTTGGAAGTGAGGATATCCTAATGTATGTTTACTGTTTTACCTTATAAATTTTCGGGAATGTTAAAATTATAtcagaaatatattaaattctGTTTTCCCATATAATTCTTGGTAGAATTGCTTGGTAATATGTTTAGGATTGATATTTTTACATCGGCCATGTCAGGTGTTGCATGCACTTACTGATGGTACGATCCCTTATAAGGATATAATATTTGCTGTGAGAAGGTTACATGATACAAAACATAAAGTATGTTAAAATTTTGCCATTTAAGTTTTGTAGTGAAACTCAGGATTCTGCCTACTACttagttgattttgttttgagtCATTTTCTTGTGGTTAGGATAATCGAATAGGAATCATTGGATTAggtttttttaactaaaatttgaGTTACTAATTTGTTCGTAATGATGCTATTTTATTTGAGttactaattaaaatttgaatgctTTGTTGCAATTGCAGCTTGTGAGGAGCAACAGTAAGCGGTTTACGCCGTCGCAGGCTGACGAAGAAGCACCTCAGTTGTCTTATCTGCAAAAGCACTTGGCTAACATTGTGTCTCTTCTAGCAGAGCCTGTGGAGGGGGAAAGTGAAAAATCTCTGGTTTGTTTGTTTACTGTGTGGCTTCCATGAGTTTCTGACTTTGGCCGCATTACTTTATGTTTTTCGTATTATCAATGCCATCAATAtgtaaataaaatttgcttGTAAGCCAGTAACTGCATTATATTCTTAATCTTTGGGGTCAATTCTTGCAATTGGTATGTTGTTTTGGTGAGATTCCTTTCAAACCAAGAAGAGatgttgaaatttgaatgtCATGCGAAGTAGTTTATTTATCATTGttatgtgcttttttttttctttctttttggggACAAGTACAACTGTTGCTCTTGTGAAATGACCTCACAaagattttgttgtttaatatgaatcaaattaaGCATTTTAGTTTTTACCCTATTGTGTGCTCATTGCCAGTTATATGTCCAAACATGATGCTTTATGCATACATTGAACTCTGAAGGCATCAGTTGCTATAAATATGAACTTGATTGGTATCgatttttatttcattcacGTATGATTACATCTTTGTATCCGGGAATTATGAATTTTCTCCTCTTAGTCCGCGAATCCAATTTTCTAGCCTACAATCATGTAGTTTTTCAGAGGAAGGAAATTATAAGGAGCCTTTAGATAGATTTTGTGCTGTTTTTTTCTTGAATACTATTTCAGCAATTTATTTTCTGTTCACTCTTCAAATATTcatctgtttttatttttgttcttagtCCTACTATGATTTTGCTTATTTGAATAGTACCTTCgacttttgtttgtatttttgataattttaactAATGGTCTACAATGGAACACTTATGAAGGTGATATACTAAAGAACTCGCCTTGAGTTTATTCATAAACACTTGTGATATTGTTTGAGagagtttataaaaatattttatgacgTTACACATTTTTAATAAAGGattaaggacaaaaaaaaattaagccaaTATCTAATTACCACGAGATCAATGGTTAGgagttaatttaaaaaaaatgaaaaatataatatcttaatttgtaaaattttagaaatttttgAATCCGAAACTTTTTATGTTGAGTAATTAGTTCATAAGCCGTAGGTAATATGTGATACTAACAAATGTATCTACAAGGCTTCCAAAAGTAGTTCATACACCTAAACTAGATTTGCtaaataattgaattgaaattatttaataGTAATTCTTCAACCTCAGTGTTTTCCAGTTTTCTTTTCAATCTTCTCTTTTTTCCAAATGCAAAGaagttattttataaatatacttGGGACTCTCAAGCATAAGTTGTGCAAAGAGATAACAAAACAGATAAAAATAGTATCAAAGTTGTCACTATAGATACCTATGACAAGAACATGAGTATCTAACAAAACTAGAATCCAACAATACTAATACATCCAGCAATCATGCACTACACTTGAAGCTGATAACCAACATTCTGTTTCACTTCAAAGCATTGCCAACCCACTTTTAATTCCAAGCCTTCAACAGTAACAAGACAGAATCACGGGTCTTTGCGATTTAGTACATTCAGCCACTCCATTTGCCAAACATTTCAGCGCAATAACATAACAACGTAACATGCAATATGCAGCAACCAATTAACAGAAAGTTGTTACCTCAGTTCTGCATTGAAATACAAAACCGAATCCGAATGTTTTcctcaataattttatattacagaAACAAAGAAGAGCAACTTATACCTTTTAACTTGACAGTGATATCCTTGCATTCCTCTTAATTTTCATGTTCTGATGATTTAATGTTAACTCGTTTGATGTGTGAAATCTTGGGCCAATCATGTCCTACCTTTGGCTGGTATCTTTTACATAATTCAGGACAATCTTTCATTTCTAAGCATTCAAGGTTTGGGAGGCAATGCACATCATCAGGGAGTGAAAGTAGTTTCGGGCAATTTCTAATTGTAAGTGTATTTAGACAAATGAAAGTTGATGACCACTCAGGAAGTTTCTCAAGATTTTCACAGTGACCAATAAATAAGCTGTGTAATGTGTCCGCACATCCTTGCAACCATTGAGGAAAACTCAACAATTCTGGCAAGGATTCAATATACAGTAACTTGAGCCTTAACTTGGGAATTGCATTCTCATGGCCCAAAGACAATTTCAACTTATTGCAATTACTAATCATCAAACTATCCACATTTGGAATAAGCTGGAGTGGCAAAGATGTTATATTCCCACAATAAATAATACTCAACGATTTAAGATTAGGTAGTTCTAATTCTCCAAGCAATGACTCCAAATTGTCACAAGAACAGATAGATAAGAACTCTAGATAAGTCAATTTGGCAATCTCTTTGTCTGGAAAACTAGATTGCATTGTGGTTATATGTAGTTGTCGAAGGCTGATCAAATTTCCTATCCCATTGGGTAATTTTTCAAGCTTTAAGCATCCCTCAAGAATCAAAGTTTGCAAATTCTGAAGTTTGCACACTGAATCAGGGAGGCTCTTCAATTCTTTATTTCCCTTAAGATTGAGATATCTCAAATGTTTTAATTTACCAATTGAGCGGGGCAAACTCTCATATGTAGAATGAGTTAACCGCAAAACTCGCAAGAATTTACACCTTGATGCCAAATTGTTCAAAAAAGCTACATTGTTGGCTTCTAATGGAAAAAGTATGGTTCTCAGTCCTGCGGGAATTGGTGTTTGTCCAAGTAAATCATTTGTAGTAAATGACAAATGGAGAACAttcttaattatattttcattatgGAGTTTCAGCAATTGAAACTCATCTCTGGCAACATATAGGGCAAGATCATGCACTAAATCATGCAATTTAAATACACAAACATTACCAGAGACATAGAAATCTTGAAGGAAAGATCTTGATTGTAGCTCGTGCAAAAATTGATTACCGACATCTTCCAAGGTTTTACCCTTGTTTGGTGATGGAAGAAAATCAAGAGCCTCCCAAAGCACAGTGACAGTATAAGTAACAAATTTGAAGTCTTTTTCGAAGAGGGAGAAGCAGGCAAAACATCGTTTTAAATAAGATGGTAATTGATCAAAACTTAATTTGATAGCAGGCAAAATATCATCTTCTTTTTGTGGTAAATTCCAAATCTCATTGTCCCTAACAAACTTCCACTCTTCTATATCATCTTTTAAGAACAATAAACTCCCCAATGTTCTTAGGGCCAAAGGAAGCCCTCCACATTTTTGAACAATTTCTTTCCCAATCTCTATcaattttggatattttttctcttctccctctttaaaTGCCCATTTGACAAATACAGACAAGGAATCCTCTCTAGAAAGACCTTGCAAAGTGTAAGATGTGTTTGTGCACATCATTTTAGCAATTGAGTGACTACGTGTAGTCACTAAAACTTTACTTCCTTCATCTCCTACTTGTAATAGATTCTTCACCTCTATCCATTTGACACGATCCTCGCTCCACACGTCATCCAAGACAAGCAAGAATTTTTTGCCAGCAAGTGTGTTTCTCAAATGAGTTTGTAGCTGCTGCACATCAAGGTTTTTAATGTTCTCTTCGTGAATGAGGTTAGGAGTGGCATCACTAACGCTAGCTGAATTGAGGATTTTAATGAGCAGATGCTGAAGTTCAAAATCATCGGAGACACACACCCACATCTTTAATGGGAAAGTCTCGTCTAAACTCTTATCATTGAACACCGTCTTTGCAAGTGTAGTCTTTCCCAAGCCTCCAATTCCAACAATAGGAATAACAGAGAGACTTTTATGACCACTATCTTGCAATAAGAGATCAATAATTTTTTGCTTATCGTAATCCCTTCCTATCACATCAGAATCAACTACATGCGAATGAGTCAACTCCCGCCTTTTTACAACATGATTATCGCTATCATTGATTTGAAGGCCAAAATTATGCCTAGCAGCAGCGTTCTTATTCAATCTCTTATTaatatgtttgatttgatgtgCCATTTTAAGGCGATAAACAAGAGGATTAGAACTGGATAAGTAACGTCGTACCTTCCTTCTGATGCTACCAGAAGTGTTGACTACGTGCTTTCGCAATGCCTCGCACTCAAAATCATTGATTACATCTTCTGCATCGTAGAAGACACGTTTGATCTGTTGCAGCCATTCACGAAGCTCGTGATTCTGCTTCTGCTTTAACTCAGCATCCAAGAGCACTGCTTTGATGAGTGACACAGTGTTTTTAATCTCTCGTAGATCATCATAGACGCCGAGTGCCAATGAAGCTTCTTCAACAGCACGAGAAGCAACCTTGGTGATAAATGATTCAGCAAGGCTAAAGAGAAATGATTCTGCCATGTTGATtgattggtttttgaatttggtGAGGAGCTGAAATGGTTGAAGCCAAAGGAAGCAAAAGGTGAAGTTGCAACCAACAACTttgaattaataatatatactaaTTCGAAGTTATTCTATGTCTTGTAGCAAAAGTATTGTTTTAATACAAGTTTATTGGTAGTGAATACAAGCTTTTAAAATGTTGGCTTTGttggaaaagaaaatgagtgGAAGGTGGTATGGTAGCTTCTAGTCTAGTGTGAAAGAAAGGAGTGTGAGGAGAAAGATGAAAGTATATTTAACATATAATAAGAAGAACAAAGACCACTTTACAAATATGGCCTACCAAGGAAAGAGTGGGGAAGCTAGTTTGTTGACTTAGAAGAAACttccattttccttttttcagaTTAAAGTCACCACTGTTTATTATTTTCTGTTTCAGAAATAATTTATACCATGGATCAAAATCAAATCacaatgtaaatatatttaatttactttttgaTCCATGCATATTCCGAAATTATTACTCCCTCTGCgtcatattattattagttacatttgaaactgtttttttttttttaaggaagttacATTTGAAAAATTTACTAACACGCCAACACTAATATGATATTAGGGAGCTTGATGGTTTGAAGGTATGGTGATCCATTTGTTCAATATACACGAATGTGGGCCATGAACTATGAAGCACAACCACAGACGCAAACATCGGACACAACACGAACACGCCAACGCTAACACGTCAACACTGGTACTTATTTCATTATGATTTCATTCTGATTCACATTAGATAACAACTAAAGTGTCTAcatatatagtattttttttcaaatctgAATGAGAATGAAATCATTGAGACCATATCAGAAATGAAACTCAACTTTAGGTTACAAACCATAGAAATACATATATGAATAATATGAGTATGACCAAATATACAGTAAGCATATAAGATCAAGTCACTAAACCTCATATCAGCTTCAAATATTTGTGAGTTTATTTTTTCACAAATTGGAGGTGTCTTAAAGAGCTTCAAATACTTCATACCTTGCAGTATTGCAATTCCTTTTCCAGTGGGAGGTGAAAAAATCCACAGCATGCAGAGGTATGACTATAAAGAATGGTACTGTACTGTTTTCTATATTGCAAATCTGAAATATTGTACAAGGATATAAATATACAATTGTGCAATAATCTCATTTAATAAGATTAATGACAATATTGATATTGATCTTATATGCTAGCTGGAGGAGTTACAAAAACAGATTTGAATTATAGACAATGTTATTGATTGAGATTAATGCAGAGTTGAAAATGTAGACAGCAGAAGCACAGATCAAGGCATGACTGAAGGAGCTGTGCTGACTGTTCTGACAATGACAGATCCTAACCTCAGATGCAACTTCAACTTGATGAGTCAACTAATATTTTAATTGCATAGACAGTTATTTCCTCCTCCCCTAGTCGTTCCGCATGTCAATTCTTTCAACCAATATACTTATGGCAGAGCAGTTTTGGTTCTACGACCTAATCGACATCTATTTCATCGTCGCTAAACGGAGAAGTAGAATAACATTGATATGAATCATTAGTTTGTATGTGAAAAATTATGACGATCATTGATCCTAGTAATCAGATATGATTTTTCACCGGGCATCATTCATGAAGCTAGCCTGACTTTGCAATTCAACCTATCATTGGAACACATCAAATTTTCAAGTTGCATCCGAGGTTATGTTCTATCATTCCAATCTATTACAACTTACTTTTCTGATTTCTGTCAGGAATTCATGTATGAGTGGTAAACTATGAAGCCTAGATACTTCAAAAATGGACAACGACAAGTATATAATTCCGGAACGTGTCTAGAAAGAATATGTTAGGAGTCTTGCAATGACTAGAGATTATAGCCTGTGTGATGCTTATACAGACAGTCATTCCTCGCGTTATAGACCGGCTTTCTAAGGTCCGGTAATAAAACGAAGAGGGGAAGTCAGTGAAATAGAGTGGTTACCAGTTACGCATTTCCACTCTTTGAATATATAGTCTGCATCTTCAAGATTCTCCCCAATTCTTCTTGGGTGTGATGCTTCTTCTTTGGAGTATGAGGAAAGGATGAAAAGAGAGAATTTGGAATGACAAGACTTACACTGAGATATAAAAATTTACATTGGGAAAGTGTTGGAAAAGACGTAAAGAGagtttggaaataaaataacactGTCAACTGATGGTGAAGgctttttcttctttggggATAATTCTTTTAGCAGGAATGGAAAAGGACAGAAATGAACCGAAGTAGTTGTGCTCCCTCTACCTATATTTGTAGGCTCAGTAATCATAAAGCAATATTAACAGTGTCGAAAAGCCGAATACGGGCAGGTGACTGTCTTGACGCTAGTATAATGTCCATTCGTTCATTTCTAAGTGCCTTTCTATTTGACTGTGGTGCATTATGTCAATTATACACTTAGTCAATTACTTCTacttattcttttttaataaagctAATTAATGTTATCTATttgaaaaaggatatctagTTATAGCGAAACATCATCCAACGAAAGTTTCATGAGCAAATTATTACTCAATACCATTCTTAAACTATACCCCACCACTACCCTTGTTTTTCgacatggaaaaaaaataattggctAATAGCTTTTCGAGATCAACtagggacaatttttttggggaacttctacggtacactcacaaaatgaggtgtacTGGGACTCttgcttcttaattttataaatgaacgattattttttatgtagtaaatagttatttgtcaatatttatattttataaaacaacatttcataataaaaaacatcattttaactCCCTTGTATGGATAACTTGCTTCTGTGGCAATTCCACCGTTTtctaaaatgaatttaaaagcATCAATCTTATTACCACCATTACATCCATTGGTCCAATTACTTGTGACACAATCCACAAGTTGTTGCTCTGAAAAGGAGACTAAATTTCCACTGATTATTTGTTGGATACCTTCTATTCTATTGCAGCCACCATAGAAAATGCCCAACAACGTAACTACCTGTTATTgttattaaaatacaaaattaaataattaaggacAAATAATTATGAACTAAGCTATGAGATGAATTAAACTGGAGTACTGAAACttaaaacaagaagaagaaagaagtgtCTTTTTATGTTACCACATCCTCTTTGATTCTTGACTGGAGTAACTGCTCTACGTTTCCTCCAGTCTACGGCGGTAGGAATATCAGTGATATTTTTATGCCTAGATGACGTTGTTGTAGTTCTCTTGAACCCAGCATGGGATTGGGAATCCTTAATGGGTTGGTCCGCAAATCCATTAATGGCAAGTTTATGGGTTTGTTGCCTGCAGCATTTAGGGATTCAATGTAGATCACATTGTGTTTGAATATTtggaagtgttttttttttctgcaacATCCTTGTAGACAACtccatattttgtcttccagtGTTCGAATCTTTCGGATATTTTATCTTCGAcgtcagttttttttttgttgtaagaATTAACTTGTCAATTATATTCTTTCTCAATTACTCATACTTGGGTGTATACTCCATTTACTTTaacaaatggagaggatccttaCTCCCTTACAGCTGGTCATTCCAGGAGCTGCTGTATGCATGACTTTGTTCAAGACAAAAAATAAACGAATGGCAAGAGCACCGTCCTAAAGTTGAGAAGGGGCACACCAATATTGGAAGGCTTTCATCAACGTCCAACTAAGAAGGATGAAATTGAGAAGGGCAATATGCAAATGGCGTAGGAGCCTAACCTCAACACTAGTAAAAGGAATCCTAACATATAACTCCCAAAACAAAACTTTGTACATAGGAATGCAACAACCATCGCAGGAGCTGCATGCATATCCATTTTGCAACCTCATGGCGCTCTACCCGCCATTTGTCATCCAGGGCCTCGCCAACAGAACCGGTCGTGCACAGACTCTCCGTGTCATTATAGGAGGAATGCACGCTCAGGACATTCAGGATCACCCAACTATAGTCCCCAACATCGGGTGGAAGTTCTAGAATAATTGGCTTTGACTTCCCCAAATCCTTATCTACTCCACATAAATAAAGTGAGAACCGTCGTGGACATTTATGGGATTTGTCAACTCAACCTCACTAAAGTTGTAGTCGATACCCGCACGTCCTTCCTCGTAACAGGCGTGGAGAGAGGAAAGGTTTTCCAACTACAGGAAAGGGTTCGCGTCAGGATCAATAAATTAAGTTGAAACCTTTATCCTCTTTTGAGTCTACTACCCTCACCGTTTCACTCCTACTTTCAGTTAGAGAATTGAAACAACAATCATGGAAGTATCCTGGGTTTCTAAGGTTAGAGGTTCTCTCCATTCTAAGCGAAAAGGGGTAGAACTAACAAGAACAACAAacagagaagaaagagaatagaAAAAAGGAAATACATTTGATTTCTATGCAAAGTCTGAAGTTGTTGGTGCAAACAACAAAATGAAGATATTTGAAGTTGTTAAGGATGACTCAAAATTTGGTGTTTTGGAAAACTTTGAATCGTGATACGATTTGTGAAGTGTGTCACGATTTTGCAATGTCGAGAGCTATTTTGCAGGgtgtccaatcgtgacacgatttttgggGAAAAGTGATACAATTTTCGACTTGTTGGGcaagttttcaggataaggttggtcgtacgcACCAAACGTGTCACAATTTAGGAAATCATGACACGATTTTGTCCGGATCTGAACACAATATAAGCATTCTTTGACCCATATGTTGATAAAGCTTggtgaatctcatggaaaccaaaggagggaacttttagggttttagatactaaaggttgagggtctttgggtgaggttcaaaacttcaagatgtgaatcttggagaaccaaaagagggggcTCTTGTGAAAAGGGTTGGTGCCTTTTGGATTCATGGGGTTGGGAAACACATGAGTGGAGAGTCTTTTGTGAGCAACTTGGGTGAGTCTTGTGAAACCAAAATAGAAGATTCTTAGTGAAATCAAAGGCTAAGGGTTGGTTCTCTTTTGggggttagattctagagttgggaaacaattgtaaacaccttgagAGAGCGAAACTTCATGAGTGTCTTGTTctttggtgagattgggaaaatgggtagaaattagggttgttctttgtgagcttgttgaagctaatttcttgtaactcatttgtatctctttgtaagaactcattgatagtggattggagataTCAATcactcctccagagtaggtcaagttggaccgaactgagtgaatatttcttggtgttgttatcttttctctactctctttatcttgtttatccTTTGCTTAGATTGTGGTTTTTGATATGCACTTGGTTTCTATATTAGATctagattgttgttgttgcttgtggttATTTACATTTGGTTGTCATTGATACTTGCTCCACGAATCTAAATTTCATTAATGTGAGGTTTGGAATTTGAATTCGAATTCATAACAGAAGTAAATCCCTAAACTTCTAGAGAAAATCTGGAAAAGCACCGCTGTCAAGCGCCTAACTTTCTAATTTTCTCATTTCTATGCATTTTTCATCATATAACTGTTCTCACATTTCCATCAGATcttataaaattaatgtaatcATGGATTGGAAGTAATATTTGCTTGGTACATTGAATCATGAAAGTAATAAGAACACTATAACGAAAAAAAGAGTTTCATCAGTAAAGTTCTTTTTCTTTAGGAGTCAATTAGTTAAGTAAGAATTGTCCACAAAGATAAGTTGTATATATTCCCAATGACCCTATAACTcaacaacttcatcttctctACATTTCCCTACATCAATCACTAGAATTCCTTCCTCATTTCTAGGTTGAACCCTGCAACAATTTCTTCTCGGAGACTGctcaaaacaaacacaaacaaaaaaaaaaagacattttagTGAAGAATTGTATCAACTCATttcataaaatcaaattaaaaatacactAACTAACATTTGAAACAAATAAGAAAACACCCAAAGTTTAAGCTTTATAAAGTATTTGCATTTTTTAAGACaccttttgtttatttaaaatacTCCTTTTTATTATTGAGCaaaattgaatttatattattccACTAACATTACATTTATTattagagcaatgatatttgtacatcaatttaatgacaactttggtgacaactttgttttcctctcttttgatttgtcaaaaaataatgaagagagaggataataacatcatgtaagtatgagagagaaagttgtcaaaaagttgtagtaaaatagttgtacaaatatgaTTTCTCTTATTATTAAGGAGTGTTAATATCGCTCTCTAAAAcctatcaacaaaaaaaaaaaaaaaaaaaaaagccactCTCTAACGAATATTTTCCAACACACTTTatttattcttcaaaattcatatCATCCTCATCAAATGTTGGTATTTTTCGTCAGTGATTAAAAATACACGTTAATATTAATAAGTGGAAAAATTCAAAGTTTAAATTATGCCCTTGCAATCTCAACATCCCTACAAACTAAACTTTAAATTATATATGCCCTTGCAATCTCAACATCCCTACAAACTAAACTATCctattattattctttattaTTCAAGTAGAATAACACTGTACTCTTTTCAACTCATTTTTTattgtcaatatttattttcatccaaatatttcaaaattatatatatatatatatatatatatatatatatatatatatatatatatatatgggaagAGATATATTGATTCCAAGAGCAAGTGTTTAAAGTTACTCCTAATATTGACCATTGATCTTGTTATTAATTAGTGGTTATGATTACTAATTATTCCTCTCATCAGACTTCCACCCACTATCTAAAAATTATCCAGATATGAGACGGGAAACCTTTTGGAAGATGGAGGCGAAACTTAATATTTTGCATTCGATCATCACGACTCATCCAATATGACCAATGATCATGAAATTGTTAGTGTTTCTtatggttttttctaaattacctttgaagaatggtgggtaatttacccaccaatcaatgaaaatgagcaatttatttgtggggttaagatagttcatgaatatgtgcttatgtggctaatgtgtattgattggagtaaattactcatcattctttcatgggtagcATAGTTGCCACCGGTttcttattaataaaaatagttaCCTTGTCCCACAAATATGGATCTGGTTTCTTGTAAACTTCCACCATATGAATCTGTGTAGGATCCTCCATTTTCCACTTGCAATTAGGGTTAGGTTGGACCCTAACATATCTTGTGACAATTTCATTAGCAGCAACATCATAGGTAGtattaaacaaatgaaaaacaaacgG containing:
- the LOC11431674 gene encoding putative disease resistance protein RGA3 — translated: MAESFLFSLAESFITKVASRAVEEASLALGVYDDLREIKNTVSLIKAVLLDAELKQKQNHELREWLQQIKRVFYDAEDVINDFECEALRKHVVNTSGSIRRKVRRYLSSSNPLVYRLKMAHQIKHINKRLNKNAAARHNFGLQINDSDNHVVKRRELTHSHVVDSDVIGRDYDKQKIIDLLLQDSGHKSLSVIPIVGIGGLGKTTLAKTVFNDKSLDETFPLKMWVCVSDDFELQHLLIKILNSASVSDATPNLIHEENIKNLDVQQLQTHLRNTLAGKKFLLVLDDVWSEDRVKWIEVKNLLQVGDEGSKVLVTTRSHSIAKMMCTNTSYTLQGLSREDSLSVFVKWAFKEGEEKKYPKLIEIGKEIVQKCGGLPLALRTLGSLLFLKDDIEEWKFVRDNEIWNLPQKEDDILPAIKLSFDQLPSYLKRCFACFSLFEKDFKFVTYTVTVLWEALDFLPSPNKGKTLEDVGNQFLHELQSRSFLQDFYVSGNVCVFKLHDLVHDLALYVARDEFQLLKLHNENIIKNVLHLSFTTNDLLGQTPIPAGLRTILFPLEANNVAFLNNLASRCKFLRVLRLTHSTYESLPRSIGKLKHLRYLNLKGNKELKSLPDSVCKLQNLQTLILEGCLKLEKLPNGIGNLISLRQLHITTMQSSFPDKEIAKLTYLEFLSICSCDNLESLLGELELPNLKSLSIIYCGNITSLPLQLIPNVDSLMISNCNKLKLSLGHENAIPKLRLKLLYIESLPELLSFPQWLQGCADTLHSLFIGHCENLEKLPEWSSTFICLNTLTIRNCPKLLSLPDDVHCLPNLECLEMKDCPELCKRYQPKVGHDWPKISHIKRVNIKSSEHEN